Within Streptomyces sp. SS1-1, the genomic segment TGGGCGCTGTGCAGGGTGATGCCGACCGCCCGCATCATCCGGTACAGGCCCGTCGCCTCCAGCCGGGCCGTGTCCGGGTCGAGCAGGTCCGCCGGGAGGTGGTTGCACAGGATGGCCACCGGCTGCCCGTGCGTGCAGCGCAGCCGCTCCAGGACCGTGACCTCGGTGCCCTCCGCGACACCGAGCGCGGCGGCCACGTCGGCCGGGGCCGGGACACGGCCGTTGCGGACGACGCGGGTCGTCGGGCCCTGGCCGGCCGCCTCCAGGTCGTCGTAGAGGCTGGTCAGCTCCAGGGGCCGCTTCACCTGGCTGTGCACCACCTGCGTGCCCACCCCGCGCCGCCGGATCAGCAGGCCCTTGTCGACCAGCGACTGGATGGCCTGCCGGACGGTGGGCCGGGACAGGCCCAGCCGCACCGACAGGTCGACCTCGTTGCCCAGCAGGTCGCCCGGGGCGAGCGCCCCGCGGGTGATCGCCGCCTCCAGCTGCTGCGCGAGCTGGTGGTACAGCGGCACCGGACTGCCCCGGTCCAGGGCGAAGTGCAGCGGGTCCAGCGCGCAGACGGATCCGGCACGGGCGGCGCCGCGGGTCCTCGCCATCGGACGAACCTCCCTGTCCGGGTCAGGAGTTGCTGGGGAAACCGAGGTTGATGCCGCCGTCGGACGGGTCCGGCCAGCGGGTGGTGATCACCTTTCCCTGGGTGTAGAAGGCGACGCCGTCGTTGCCGTAGACGTGGTGGTCCCCGAAGAGGCTGTCCTTCCAGCCACCGAAGGAGTGGTAGCCGACCGGCACCGGGATCGGCACGTTCACGCCGACCATGCCCGCCTTCACCTCCAGCTGGAAGCGGCGGGCGGCGCCGCCGTCGCGGGTGAAGATCGCGGTGCCGTTGCCCCAGCGGGAGTCGTTGATCAGCTTCAGGGCCTCCTCGTACGTCTCCGCGCGCACCACGCACAGCACCGGGCCGAAGATCTCGTCCCGGTACGCGTCCGCCGTCAGCGGCACCCGGTCGAGCAGCGAGACCCCGAGGAAGAAGCCGTCCTCGTGCCCCTCGACCGTGAGGCCCGTGCCGTCGACCACGACCTCGGCGCCCTGCGCGGCCGCGCCCGCCACGTACGACGCCACCTTGTCGCGGTGCTCCCGGGTGATCAGCGGGCCCATCTCGGACGCCGGGTCGTCGCCCGGGCCGACGCGCAGGTTCCGCGCCCGCTCGGCGATCCGGGCGACCAGGTCGTCGCCGATGCCGCCGACCGCGACGACCACCGAGACCGCCATGCAGCGCTCGCCCGCCGAGCCGTACGCCGCGTTGATCGCCTGGTCGGCCGCGAGGTCCAGGTCGGCGTCGGGCAGCACCAGCATGTGGTTCTTGGCGCCGCCGAGCGCCTGTACGCGCTTGCCGTGCTCGACGGCCTTGAGCTGGATGTACTTCGCGATCGGCGTCGAGCCGACGAACGACACCGCCTCCACGTCGGGGTGCTCCAGGAGCCGGTCCACGGCCACCTTGTCGCCCTGTACGACGTTCAGCACGCCCTCCGGCAGTCCCGCCTCGGCGGCCAGTTCCGCCAGCAGCAGGGACGCCGACGGGTCCTTCTCGCTGGGCTTCAGCACGAAGGTGTTGCCGCACGCGATCGCCAGCGGGAACATCCACATCGGCACCATCGCCGGGAAGTTGAACGGCGTGATGCCGGCGACCACGCCCAGCGGCTGCCGGATCGACGCCACGTCCACCCGGGTCGACACCTGCGTCGACAGCTCGCCCTTCAGCTGCACGGAGATCCCGCAGGCCAGCTCGACGATCTCCAGTCCGCGCGCGACCTCGCCGAGGGCGTCGGAGTGCACCTTGCCGTGCTCGGCGGTGATCAGCCGCGCCAGCTCGTCGCGGTGCGCGTCCAGCAGCTCGCGGTACTTGAACAGGATCGCGGTGCGCCGGGCCAGCGACGACTGGCCCCAGCTCTCGAACGCCGCCTTCGCCGAGGCGACCGCGGCGTCCACCTCCTCCACGGTGGCGAAGCCGACCTGCTTCTCCTGGGCGCCGGTGGCGGGGTTGTGGACGGGGCCGTAGCGGCCGGACGTGCTCTCGACGGGCTTGCCGTCGATCCAGTGGGTCAGGGTCTTCATGGCGATGCGGGGCCTTTCGAGGGGGCAGGGGGAGCGGGGGGAGAGCGGGGGAGCGCGGGCTCGGAGGTGGAGCGGGAGAGGAGGGCTCAGAGGTGGTGGCGGCGGGCGGTGACCTGCCGGTCGTAGCGCTCGCGGGCCTCGACGGCGGCCTCGCGGCCGGCGACCTCGGCGACGGGGACGTCCCACCACGCCTCGGCGCCCGGCGCCGTCGAGCGGGTGGTGTCCGTCTCGACGTACACGCAGGTCGGCCGGTCCGAGGCGCGGGCCGCGGCCAGCGCCTCCCGCAGCTCGCCCACGGTCTTGGCGCGCAGCACCTCCATGCCGAGGCTGGCCGCGTTCGCGGCGAGGTCCACGGGCAGCGGGGCGCCGGTGAAGCTCCCGTCGGCGGCCCGGTGGCGGTAGGCGGTGCCGAACCGCTCGCCGCCGGTCTCGGCGGACAGACCGCCGATGGAGGCGTAGCCGTGGTTCTGGATCAGGACGACGTTGACCGGCAGGCCCTCCTGCACGGCGGTCACGATCTCCGTCGGCATCATCAGATACGTGCCGTCGCCGACCAGCGCCCACACCGGGGTGCCCGGCGCGGCCTGCTGGACGCCGATCGCGGCCGGGATCTCGTAGCCCATGCAGGAGTAGCCGTACTCCAGGTGGTACTGGCGCGGCGAGCGGGCCCGCCACAGCTTGTGCAGGTCGCCGGGGAGCGAACCGGCCGCGTTGATCACCACGTCGTCGTCGCCGACGACCGCGTCCAGCGCGCCCAGCACCTGCGTCTGCGTCGGGACGGCCGTGTCGTCGGCCCGGAACGCGGCCTCGACCACCGCGTCCCAGCGCTCCCGGCCGGCCCGGTACTCCGCCTCGTAGGCGGCGTCCACCCGGTGCCCGGCCAGCGCCTCGGTGAGGGCGGTGAGCCCGGAGCGGGCGTCGCAGACCAGCGTCCGCGCGGACAGCTTGTGCGCGTCGAAGCCGGTGATGTTGACGTTCAGGAAGCGCACGTCCGGGTGCTGGAAGAGGGTTCCGGACGCCGTCGTGAAGTCGGTGTACCGGGTGCCGACGCCGATCACCAGGTCCGCGGTGCGGGCGAGGTCGTCGCTGGCCGAGGTGCCGGTGTGCCCGATGGCGCCGAGGTCGGCCGGGTGGTCGAAGCGCAGCGAGCCCTTGCCCGCCTGCGTGGACGCCACCGGGATGCCGGTCGCCTCGACGAACGCCCGCAGCGCGTCCTCGGCCTCGCTGTGGTGCACCCCGCCGCCCGCGACGAGCAGGGGGCGCCGCGCCGAGCGGATCGCCTCGACGGCCGCCGCCAGTTCGGCCGGGTCGGGCGCGGGACGCCGTACGGGCCAGACGCGCTCGGCGAAGAACTCCTCCGGCCAGTCGTACGCCTCCGCCTGCACGTCCTGGGGGAGGGCCAGCGTCACCGCGCCGGTCTCGGCGGGGTCGGCGAGGACCCGCATGGCGTGCAGCGCGGACGGGATCAGCGCCTCGGGGCGGGTGATCCGGTCGAAGTACCGGGAGACCGGGCGCAGCGTGTCGTTGACGGACACGTCCGCCTCCGTCGGGTGCTCCAGCTGCTGGAGCAGCGGGTCCGGGGCGTGCGAGGCGAAGTAGTCGCCGGGCAGCAGCAGGACCGGCAGACGGTTGATGGTGGCGAGCGCCGCGCCGGTGACCAGGTTGGTCGCGCCGGGGCCGATCGACGTGGTGACGGCCTGTGCGGAGAGCCGGTTGAGCTGGCGGGCGTGGCCGACCGCAGCGTGCACCATGGACTGCTCGTTGCGGCCCTGGTGGAACGGCATGGCCTCCTCGCCCGCCTCCAGCAGCGCCTGGCCCACGCCGGCCACGTTGCCGTGCCCGAAGATGCCCCAGGTGCCGGCGATCAGCCGGTGCCGGACACCGTCGCGCTCGGTGTACTGGACGGACAGGAACCGCACCAGCGCCTGGGCGACGGTCAGACGGACGGTGGATGGGCTCATCGGTGACCTCACTGGGACGGGGCGGTGTAGAGGGGCAGACGGGGGTCGACGGGCTGGTCCGGCCAGGTGCCGCGGATCCAGGCGTGGTCGGGGTGGTCGCAGATCAGCCAGGCGCGCTCGTCCTCGGGGCCCGCCATGACGTTGAGGTAGTACATGTGGTGGCCGGGCACCGCCATGGACGGCCCGTGCCAGCCGTCGGGGATGAGGACGACGTCGCCGTCGCGCACCTCCGCGAGGACGTCGGTGCCGCGGCCGTGGCCGGACGGCGAGACACGCTGGTAGCCGAGGCCGGGTGTGCCCTCGTGGCCGGCGAACTCGAAGTAGTAGATCTCCTCGAGGACCGACTCCTCGCCGGGCCGGTGCTCGTCGTGCTTGTGCGGCGGGAACGACGACCAGTTGCCGCCCGGCGTGATCACCTCGACGGCGATCAGCTTGTCGCACTCGAAGACCCCGGCCGCCCCGAAGTTGTTCACCTGCCGGGAGGAGTTCCCGGTGCCGCGCAGTTCCACCGGCACCGAGGAGGCCGGTCCGTAGCGGGCCGGCAGCCGCCGGGTGCAGCGCGCCCCGGTCAGCGCGAACCGCCCGCCGCCCGGCGAGGTGACGGCCGCCCGGGCGTCGCGCGGGACGTAGGCGAAGTCGGTGACGGCGCTGAACACGTCGTCGCGGCCGGTGAGCGGGAAGGTGTCGTGGCCGAAGTCGTCGGTGGCCGTCACCGTGCAGCCGCCGGCCAGCGGCAGCACGATCCACTCGCTGTCGCCGGTCTCGAAGCTGTGCGTGCCGCCGGGCGGCAGCTCCAGCACCCGCAGGCTGGAGTACCCCCAGCGGGCCGTCTCCGGGGTGACGTCCACGACGTACGGGCCGCCGGGCGCCTTCCCCGCCGGGAGGTGGTACGTCATCGCGTCATCGAGCGTCACAGTCGTTCCTCCGCGCCACAGTCGTTCCTCCGCGTCACAGTCGTTCCTCCGCGTCGCCGTGCGTGTCACAACAGGCCGACGGCCGTGTCCACCGCCGTCTCCACAGTGCCCTCGGCCGGGTAGAGCAGCGAGCGGCCGACGACCATCCCCTGCACCGTCGGCAGCCGCAGCGCCTTGCGCCAGCGCTCGTACGCCCCCTCCTGGTCGCCGCCGACCTCGCCGCCCAGCAGCACCACGGGCAGCGTCGAGGTCTCCAGGACCTCGGCCATGCGGTCGGGGTCGTCGGTGACCGGGAGCTTCAGCCAGGTGTAGGCGGAGGTGCCGCCGAGGCCGGAGGCGATGGCGATGGAGCGGGTGACGGCCTCGGCGGACAGGTCGTTGCGCACTCTGCCGTCGACGCGCCGGGAGACGAAGGGCTCGACGAACAGCGGCAGCCGGCGCGCGGCCATCGCGTCGACGGCGCGGGCCGAGGACTCCAGGGTGGCCAGGGAGCCGGGGTCGGAGAGGTCGATGCGGACCAGCAGCTTGCCGGCGTCGAACCGCATGCGCTCGATGTCCTCGGCGCGGTGCCCGGTGAAGCGGTCGTCCATCTCGAAGGAGGCGCCGGCGAGGCCGCCCCGGTTCATGGAGCCCATGACGACCTTGCCGTCGAGGACGCCGAGGAGCAGCAGGTCCTCCAGGATGTCCGCGGTGGCCAGGACCCCGTCGACGCCGGGCCGGGACAGCGCGACGCAGAGACGTTCCAGCAGCTCGGCCCGGTTGGCCATGGCGAGGCGCCGGTCGCCCACGCCGAGGGCGCCGCGGGCCGGGTGGTCGGCGGCCACGATCATCAGGCGCCCGCTCTCGCCGATCAGCGGGCGGCGCACCCGCCGGGCGGCGGCCTCCGCGATCGCCTCGGGGTGCCGGGCTCTGACCGCGGTGAGGTCGGGGATGGAGAGACTCAACGAAAGCTCCGTTCAGGGGTGGCTCGGCGGGCGTTCACGACGCCCGGGCGAGGAGGTCCGCGACCTCGGACCCGGTGGGCATGGCGGAGGAGCAGGCGAGGCGGGAGGCGACGAGCGCTCCGGCGGCGTTGGCGTGGCGCATGACCGTCTCCAGGTCCCAGCCGGACAGCAGCCCGTGGACGAGGGAGCCGCCGAAGGCGTCGCCCGCCCCCAGCCCGTTGGCGACCTCGACCGGTACCGGCGGCACCTCGGCCCGGGTGCCGTCGCGGTGGACCGCCAGCACGCCCTTGGGGCCCTGCTTGACGACCGCCAGTTCCACGCCGGCCGCGAGCAGGGTCTCCGCGCACGCCTCGGGCTCGCGGACGCCGGTGGCGACCTCGCACTCGTCCAGATTGCCGACGGCGACCGTGGCGTGCCGCA encodes:
- a CDS encoding GntR family transcriptional regulator, whose translation is MARTRGAARAGSVCALDPLHFALDRGSPVPLYHQLAQQLEAAITRGALAPGDLLGNEVDLSVRLGLSRPTVRQAIQSLVDKGLLIRRRGVGTQVVHSQVKRPLELTSLYDDLEAAGQGPTTRVVRNGRVPAPADVAAALGVAEGTEVTVLERLRCTHGQPVAILCNHLPADLLDPDTARLEATGLYRMMRAVGITLHSAHQTVGARRATAEEATRLDEHEGAALLTMQRTAYDDTGRAVEYGTHIYRASRYAFDFQLMVRA
- the iolD gene encoding 3D-(3,5/4)-trihydroxycyclohexane-1,2-dione acylhydrolase (decyclizing), whose protein sequence is MSPSTVRLTVAQALVRFLSVQYTERDGVRHRLIAGTWGIFGHGNVAGVGQALLEAGEEAMPFHQGRNEQSMVHAAVGHARQLNRLSAQAVTTSIGPGATNLVTGAALATINRLPVLLLPGDYFASHAPDPLLQQLEHPTEADVSVNDTLRPVSRYFDRITRPEALIPSALHAMRVLADPAETGAVTLALPQDVQAEAYDWPEEFFAERVWPVRRPAPDPAELAAAVEAIRSARRPLLVAGGGVHHSEAEDALRAFVEATGIPVASTQAGKGSLRFDHPADLGAIGHTGTSASDDLARTADLVIGVGTRYTDFTTASGTLFQHPDVRFLNVNITGFDAHKLSARTLVCDARSGLTALTEALAGHRVDAAYEAEYRAGRERWDAVVEAAFRADDTAVPTQTQVLGALDAVVGDDDVVINAAGSLPGDLHKLWRARSPRQYHLEYGYSCMGYEIPAAIGVQQAAPGTPVWALVGDGTYLMMPTEIVTAVQEGLPVNVVLIQNHGYASIGGLSAETGGERFGTAYRHRAADGSFTGAPLPVDLAANAASLGMEVLRAKTVGELREALAAARASDRPTCVYVETDTTRSTAPGAEAWWDVPVAEVAGREAAVEARERYDRQVTARRHHL
- a CDS encoding deoxyribose-phosphate aldolase, encoding MSLSIPDLTAVRARHPEAIAEAAARRVRRPLIGESGRLMIVAADHPARGALGVGDRRLAMANRAELLERLCVALSRPGVDGVLATADILEDLLLLGVLDGKVVMGSMNRGGLAGASFEMDDRFTGHRAEDIERMRFDAGKLLVRIDLSDPGSLATLESSARAVDAMAARRLPLFVEPFVSRRVDGRVRNDLSAEAVTRSIAIASGLGGTSAYTWLKLPVTDDPDRMAEVLETSTLPVVLLGGEVGGDQEGAYERWRKALRLPTVQGMVVGRSLLYPAEGTVETAVDTAVGLL
- the iolB gene encoding 5-deoxy-glucuronate isomerase is translated as MTYHLPAGKAPGGPYVVDVTPETARWGYSSLRVLELPPGGTHSFETGDSEWIVLPLAGGCTVTATDDFGHDTFPLTGRDDVFSAVTDFAYVPRDARAAVTSPGGGRFALTGARCTRRLPARYGPASSVPVELRGTGNSSRQVNNFGAAGVFECDKLIAVEVITPGGNWSSFPPHKHDEHRPGEESVLEEIYYFEFAGHEGTPGLGYQRVSPSGHGRGTDVLAEVRDGDVVLIPDGWHGPSMAVPGHHMYYLNVMAGPEDERAWLICDHPDHAWIRGTWPDQPVDPRLPLYTAPSQ
- a CDS encoding CoA-acylating methylmalonate-semialdehyde dehydrogenase; the protein is MKTLTHWIDGKPVESTSGRYGPVHNPATGAQEKQVGFATVEEVDAAVASAKAAFESWGQSSLARRTAILFKYRELLDAHRDELARLITAEHGKVHSDALGEVARGLEIVELACGISVQLKGELSTQVSTRVDVASIRQPLGVVAGITPFNFPAMVPMWMFPLAIACGNTFVLKPSEKDPSASLLLAELAAEAGLPEGVLNVVQGDKVAVDRLLEHPDVEAVSFVGSTPIAKYIQLKAVEHGKRVQALGGAKNHMLVLPDADLDLAADQAINAAYGSAGERCMAVSVVVAVGGIGDDLVARIAERARNLRVGPGDDPASEMGPLITREHRDKVASYVAGAAAQGAEVVVDGTGLTVEGHEDGFFLGVSLLDRVPLTADAYRDEIFGPVLCVVRAETYEEALKLINDSRWGNGTAIFTRDGGAARRFQLEVKAGMVGVNVPIPVPVGYHSFGGWKDSLFGDHHVYGNDGVAFYTQGKVITTRWPDPSDGGINLGFPSNS